Proteins encoded within one genomic window of Stigmatopora argus isolate UIUO_Sarg chromosome 21, RoL_Sarg_1.0, whole genome shotgun sequence:
- the zbtb22b gene encoding zinc finger and BTB domain-containing protein 22b isoform X2 codes for MQSSSGEVDSSSGDSVVQVRFPASQASVLESLNQQREDGRLCDLAIHVQGHVFKAHRCVLAASSPYFHDQVLLKNMSSVSIPAVMDPLAFESVLRCAYTGHLSMLRQDIVNYLTVGSVLQMWHIVDKCTELLKEGRAAAGGPARAAQRAPREPPPAPRPPSRPPAGESQSPSSTNYFSPGAAAPSMAADTLGYCAPSGEESFALEEGEEEEGDQEEEEEDEEEYQPKRKGGRRKKSSSASEEDVSDGFGVSSYQDGRDASVSRRPAYARPGERWVVVKAERAEGGGEEEEEEEEDEDDEDEEVSGRARDCGDFAISHVRTLSVEGGGGRGDSDTRMDYCHSSQDFLKMEGSLLDATVLAPHAHVQDGAAGPSSGQAAAARGASGLLPANRAQLLPLDMQGNQILIYGQSAAPPMDAAPPPAPSGTGVCGGPFKSMAHGPAAPGNEGAGGGGGPSAKVFMCHCGKTFTHKSMRDRHINMHLDLRPFHCPVCAKKFKMKHHLTEHMKTHTGLKPYHCAGCGRKFMWRDSFVRHRAHCQRGGDADVLPGGAPRGGGGGGGGGLPSRLHHAVAGMFGGLPLDCGDLAADG; via the exons ATGCAATCCTCTTCCGGGGAGGTGGACAGCAGCAGCGGCGACTCGGTGGTGCAGGTGCGCTTCCCCGCTTCGCAAGCTTCTGTGCTGGAGTCCCTCAACCAGCAGCGGGAGGATGGCCGCCTGTGCGACCTGGCCATCCACGTGCAAGGGCACGTCTTCAAGGCCCACCGCTGTGTGCTCGCCGCCTCCTCGCCGTACTTTCACGACCAG GTCTTGCTGAAGAACATGTCCAGCGTGTCCATCCCGGCCGTGATGGACCCCCTGGCGTTCGAGAGTGTGCTTCGCTGCGCCTACACGGGTCACCTGAGCATGCTGCGGCAGGACATCGTCAACTACCTGACGGTGGGCAGCGTCTTGCAGATGTGGCACATCGTGGACAAATGCACCGAGCTCCTCAAGGAGGGACGGGCCGCCGCGGGAGGTCCGGCACGGGCGGCGCAGA GAGCCCCACGGGAGCCCCCGCCAGCCCCCCGGCCTCCCAGTCGCCCGCCGGCCGGCGAGAGCCAATCTCCCAGCAGCACCAACTACTTCAGCCCCGGGGCGGCCGCACCATCGATGGCCGCCGATACGCTAGGCTATTGCGCGCCGTCCGGAGAGGAGTCCTTCGCActagaagagggggaggaagaggagggagaccaagaagaagaagaggaggatgaggaagagTACCAGCCAAAGAGAAAAGGGGGCCGGCGCAAGAAATCCAGCTCGGCGTCCGAGGAGGACGTCAGCGACGGCTTTGGCGTTTCCTCCTATCAG GACGGCCGGGACGCGTCGGTCTCGCGGCGACCCGCTTACGCCCGGCCCGGCGAGCGCTGGGTGGTGGTCAAAGCCGAGCGGGCGGAAGGCGGCggcgaggaggaagaggaggaggaagaggatgaggacgacgaggacgaaGAGGTGTCGGGCCGGGCGAGGGACTGCGGCGACTTTGCCATCTCGCACGTGCGAACGCTGTCGGTGGAGGGCGGCGGTGGCAGAGGAGATTCGGACACGCGG ATGGACTACTGCCATTCCTCCCAAGACTTCCTCAAGATGGAGGGCAGCTTGCTGGACGCCACCGTGTTGGCTCCGCACGCGCACGTCCAGGACGGCGCGGCGGGGCCGTCTTCCGGCCAGGCCGCCGCCGCTCGTGGCGCATCGGGGCTGCTCCCGGCCAACCGCGCCCAACTCTTGCCGCTAGACATGCAG GGCAACCAGATCCTGATCTACGGCCAAAGCGCGGCACCCCCGATGGACGCGGCGCCCCCGCCCGCCCCGAGCGGAACCGGCGTTTGTGGCGGTCCATTTAAAAGCATGGCGCACGGTCCGGCAGCCCCCGGGAACGAAGGcgctggcggcggcggcggcccctCGGCCAAAGTCTTCATGTGCCACTGCGGTAAGACGTTCACCCACAAGAGCATGAGGGACCGCCACATCAACATGCACCTGGACCTGAGACCCTTCCACTGCCCCGTGTGCGCCAAGAAGTTCAAGATGAAGCACCACCTGACCGAGCACATGAAGACGCACACGGGTCTCAAGCCCTACCACTGCGCAGGCTGCGGCAGGAAGTTCATGTGGCGGGACAGCTTCGTGAGGCACCGGGCGCACTGCCAACGCGGAGGGGACGCCGACGTCCTCCCAGGGGGGGCTCCACGAGGGGGTGGGGGAGGCGGGGGCGGCGGCCTCCCCTCGCGCCTACATCACGCCGTCGCGGGGATGTTCGGCGGACTACCCCTGGACTGCGGCGATCTCGCCGCCGACGGGTAA
- the zbtb22b gene encoding zinc finger and BTB domain-containing protein 22b isoform X1, with translation MQSSSGEVDSSSGDSVVQVRFPASQASVLESLNQQREDGRLCDLAIHVQGHVFKAHRCVLAASSPYFHDQVLLKNMSSVSIPAVMDPLAFESVLRCAYTGHLSMLRQDIVNYLTVGSVLQMWHIVDKCTELLKEGRAAAGGPARAAQRAPREPPPAPRPPSRPPAGESQSPSSTNYFSPGAAAPSMAADTLGYCAPSGEESFALEEGEEEEGDQEEEEEDEEEYQPKRKGGRRKKSSSASEEDVSDGFGVSSYQDGRDASVSRRPAYARPGERWVVVKAERAEGGGEEEEEEEEDEDDEDEEVSGRARDCGDFAISHVRTLSVEGGGGRGDSDTRVGGVGSGPRWNEPASRVLLPSLQMDYCHSSQDFLKMEGSLLDATVLAPHAHVQDGAAGPSSGQAAAARGASGLLPANRAQLLPLDMQGNQILIYGQSAAPPMDAAPPPAPSGTGVCGGPFKSMAHGPAAPGNEGAGGGGGPSAKVFMCHCGKTFTHKSMRDRHINMHLDLRPFHCPVCAKKFKMKHHLTEHMKTHTGLKPYHCAGCGRKFMWRDSFVRHRAHCQRGGDADVLPGGAPRGGGGGGGGGLPSRLHHAVAGMFGGLPLDCGDLAADG, from the exons ATGCAATCCTCTTCCGGGGAGGTGGACAGCAGCAGCGGCGACTCGGTGGTGCAGGTGCGCTTCCCCGCTTCGCAAGCTTCTGTGCTGGAGTCCCTCAACCAGCAGCGGGAGGATGGCCGCCTGTGCGACCTGGCCATCCACGTGCAAGGGCACGTCTTCAAGGCCCACCGCTGTGTGCTCGCCGCCTCCTCGCCGTACTTTCACGACCAG GTCTTGCTGAAGAACATGTCCAGCGTGTCCATCCCGGCCGTGATGGACCCCCTGGCGTTCGAGAGTGTGCTTCGCTGCGCCTACACGGGTCACCTGAGCATGCTGCGGCAGGACATCGTCAACTACCTGACGGTGGGCAGCGTCTTGCAGATGTGGCACATCGTGGACAAATGCACCGAGCTCCTCAAGGAGGGACGGGCCGCCGCGGGAGGTCCGGCACGGGCGGCGCAGA GAGCCCCACGGGAGCCCCCGCCAGCCCCCCGGCCTCCCAGTCGCCCGCCGGCCGGCGAGAGCCAATCTCCCAGCAGCACCAACTACTTCAGCCCCGGGGCGGCCGCACCATCGATGGCCGCCGATACGCTAGGCTATTGCGCGCCGTCCGGAGAGGAGTCCTTCGCActagaagagggggaggaagaggagggagaccaagaagaagaagaggaggatgaggaagagTACCAGCCAAAGAGAAAAGGGGGCCGGCGCAAGAAATCCAGCTCGGCGTCCGAGGAGGACGTCAGCGACGGCTTTGGCGTTTCCTCCTATCAG GACGGCCGGGACGCGTCGGTCTCGCGGCGACCCGCTTACGCCCGGCCCGGCGAGCGCTGGGTGGTGGTCAAAGCCGAGCGGGCGGAAGGCGGCggcgaggaggaagaggaggaggaagaggatgaggacgacgaggacgaaGAGGTGTCGGGCCGGGCGAGGGACTGCGGCGACTTTGCCATCTCGCACGTGCGAACGCTGTCGGTGGAGGGCGGCGGTGGCAGAGGAGATTCGGACACGCGGGTGGGTGGCGTTGGTTCCGGGCCGCGTTGGAATGAGCCAGCCAGCCGTGTCTTGCTTCCGTCCCTCCAGATGGACTACTGCCATTCCTCCCAAGACTTCCTCAAGATGGAGGGCAGCTTGCTGGACGCCACCGTGTTGGCTCCGCACGCGCACGTCCAGGACGGCGCGGCGGGGCCGTCTTCCGGCCAGGCCGCCGCCGCTCGTGGCGCATCGGGGCTGCTCCCGGCCAACCGCGCCCAACTCTTGCCGCTAGACATGCAG GGCAACCAGATCCTGATCTACGGCCAAAGCGCGGCACCCCCGATGGACGCGGCGCCCCCGCCCGCCCCGAGCGGAACCGGCGTTTGTGGCGGTCCATTTAAAAGCATGGCGCACGGTCCGGCAGCCCCCGGGAACGAAGGcgctggcggcggcggcggcccctCGGCCAAAGTCTTCATGTGCCACTGCGGTAAGACGTTCACCCACAAGAGCATGAGGGACCGCCACATCAACATGCACCTGGACCTGAGACCCTTCCACTGCCCCGTGTGCGCCAAGAAGTTCAAGATGAAGCACCACCTGACCGAGCACATGAAGACGCACACGGGTCTCAAGCCCTACCACTGCGCAGGCTGCGGCAGGAAGTTCATGTGGCGGGACAGCTTCGTGAGGCACCGGGCGCACTGCCAACGCGGAGGGGACGCCGACGTCCTCCCAGGGGGGGCTCCACGAGGGGGTGGGGGAGGCGGGGGCGGCGGCCTCCCCTCGCGCCTACATCACGCCGTCGCGGGGATGTTCGGCGGACTACCCCTGGACTGCGGCGATCTCGCCGCCGACGGGTAA
- the zbtb22b gene encoding zinc finger and BTB domain-containing protein 22b isoform X3, with amino-acid sequence MQSSSGEVDSSSGDSVVQVRFPASQASVLESLNQQREDGRLCDLAIHVQGHVFKAHRCVLAASSPYFHDQVLLKNMSSVSIPAVMDPLAFESVLRCAYTGHLSMLRQDIVNYLTVGSVLQMWHIVDKCTELLKEGRAAAGGPARAAQRAPREPPPAPRPPSRPPAGESQSPSSTNYFSPGAAAPSMAADTLGYCAPSGEESFALEEGEEEEGDQEEEEEDEEEYQPKRKGGRRKKSSSASEEDVSDGFGVSSYQDGRDASVSRRPAYARPGERWVVVKAERAEGGGEEEEEEEEDEDDEDEEMDYCHSSQDFLKMEGSLLDATVLAPHAHVQDGAAGPSSGQAAAARGASGLLPANRAQLLPLDMQGNQILIYGQSAAPPMDAAPPPAPSGTGVCGGPFKSMAHGPAAPGNEGAGGGGGPSAKVFMCHCGKTFTHKSMRDRHINMHLDLRPFHCPVCAKKFKMKHHLTEHMKTHTGLKPYHCAGCGRKFMWRDSFVRHRAHCQRGGDADVLPGGAPRGGGGGGGGGLPSRLHHAVAGMFGGLPLDCGDLAADG; translated from the exons ATGCAATCCTCTTCCGGGGAGGTGGACAGCAGCAGCGGCGACTCGGTGGTGCAGGTGCGCTTCCCCGCTTCGCAAGCTTCTGTGCTGGAGTCCCTCAACCAGCAGCGGGAGGATGGCCGCCTGTGCGACCTGGCCATCCACGTGCAAGGGCACGTCTTCAAGGCCCACCGCTGTGTGCTCGCCGCCTCCTCGCCGTACTTTCACGACCAG GTCTTGCTGAAGAACATGTCCAGCGTGTCCATCCCGGCCGTGATGGACCCCCTGGCGTTCGAGAGTGTGCTTCGCTGCGCCTACACGGGTCACCTGAGCATGCTGCGGCAGGACATCGTCAACTACCTGACGGTGGGCAGCGTCTTGCAGATGTGGCACATCGTGGACAAATGCACCGAGCTCCTCAAGGAGGGACGGGCCGCCGCGGGAGGTCCGGCACGGGCGGCGCAGA GAGCCCCACGGGAGCCCCCGCCAGCCCCCCGGCCTCCCAGTCGCCCGCCGGCCGGCGAGAGCCAATCTCCCAGCAGCACCAACTACTTCAGCCCCGGGGCGGCCGCACCATCGATGGCCGCCGATACGCTAGGCTATTGCGCGCCGTCCGGAGAGGAGTCCTTCGCActagaagagggggaggaagaggagggagaccaagaagaagaagaggaggatgaggaagagTACCAGCCAAAGAGAAAAGGGGGCCGGCGCAAGAAATCCAGCTCGGCGTCCGAGGAGGACGTCAGCGACGGCTTTGGCGTTTCCTCCTATCAG GACGGCCGGGACGCGTCGGTCTCGCGGCGACCCGCTTACGCCCGGCCCGGCGAGCGCTGGGTGGTGGTCAAAGCCGAGCGGGCGGAAGGCGGCggcgaggaggaagaggaggaggaagaggatgaggacgacgaggacgaaGAG ATGGACTACTGCCATTCCTCCCAAGACTTCCTCAAGATGGAGGGCAGCTTGCTGGACGCCACCGTGTTGGCTCCGCACGCGCACGTCCAGGACGGCGCGGCGGGGCCGTCTTCCGGCCAGGCCGCCGCCGCTCGTGGCGCATCGGGGCTGCTCCCGGCCAACCGCGCCCAACTCTTGCCGCTAGACATGCAG GGCAACCAGATCCTGATCTACGGCCAAAGCGCGGCACCCCCGATGGACGCGGCGCCCCCGCCCGCCCCGAGCGGAACCGGCGTTTGTGGCGGTCCATTTAAAAGCATGGCGCACGGTCCGGCAGCCCCCGGGAACGAAGGcgctggcggcggcggcggcccctCGGCCAAAGTCTTCATGTGCCACTGCGGTAAGACGTTCACCCACAAGAGCATGAGGGACCGCCACATCAACATGCACCTGGACCTGAGACCCTTCCACTGCCCCGTGTGCGCCAAGAAGTTCAAGATGAAGCACCACCTGACCGAGCACATGAAGACGCACACGGGTCTCAAGCCCTACCACTGCGCAGGCTGCGGCAGGAAGTTCATGTGGCGGGACAGCTTCGTGAGGCACCGGGCGCACTGCCAACGCGGAGGGGACGCCGACGTCCTCCCAGGGGGGGCTCCACGAGGGGGTGGGGGAGGCGGGGGCGGCGGCCTCCCCTCGCGCCTACATCACGCCGTCGCGGGGATGTTCGGCGGACTACCCCTGGACTGCGGCGATCTCGCCGCCGACGGGTAA
- the LOC144066646 gene encoding class I histocompatibility antigen, F10 alpha chain-like, with amino-acid sequence MKTRMFLHLFAFLSWSPLVINAVFHTLEYIQIASSQIPNFPEFLGVAYVDGVPITHYDSMSRKFSPKQDWVNKITTQVPDYWRSNTAIYIGNQHVSKDNIKIVNERFNQSGGVHTFQVIYGCGWDDETGELDGWQHYAYDGEDFISLDLKQWRWLAFKPQALVTKHKWEEQFELEYEKYYYTKTCPEYLKMHVSNGKDFLTRTVLPRLSLLQKKSWSPVTCHATGFYPRDAILFWKKDGQKLSEGVEREETLANHDGTFQVAAHLRAADPSARYECVFQLAGVPDDIVVPLDDRVLLSNERIEAEERRKTALAVAVPLAVLVAVVIVAAIVYKWRKAKYAPVVLHAEATELASQERPAEANILPQSVPERDVVPIE; translated from the exons ATGAAGACCAGAATGTTTCTACATCTGTTCGCTTTCCTAAGCTGGTCTCCGCTCGTTATAAACGCAG tgTTCCACACGCTGGAGTATATCCAAATAGCCTCGTCTCAAATTCCAAACTTCCCAGAATTCTTGGGCGTCGCTTACGTTGACGGCGTGCCGATCACTCACTACGACAGCATGAGCAGGAAATTTAGTCCCAAACAGGATTGGGTGAACAAGATCACAACCCAGGTTCCAGACTACTGGAGGAGTAACACGGCGATCTATATTGGCAATCAGCACGTCTCCAAAGACAACATTAAGATTGTTAATGAGCGCTTCAACCAAAGCGGAG GCGTTCACACGTTCCAGGTGATATATGGCTGCGGATGGGACGACGAGACCGGCGAGCTTGACGGTTGGCAACACTACGCTTACGACGGAGAAGACTTCATATCGTTAGACTTGAAGCAATGGAGATGGCTCGCGTTCAAGCCGCAAGCGCTCGTCACCAAACACAAATGGGAAGAACAATTTGAGCTTGAATATGAAAAGTATTACTACACTAAAACTTGTCCAGAGTACTTGAAGATGCATGTGAGCAACGGGAAGGACTTCCTCACGAGAACAG TGCTTCCGCGCCTGTCCCTGCTGCAGAAGAAGTCGTGGTCGCCGGTGACCTGCCACGCCACGGGTTTCTACCCCAGGGACGCCATCTTGTTCTGGAAGAAGGACGGCCAGAAACTCTCTGAGGGCGTGGAGAGGGAAGAGACCCTGGCAAACCACGACGGGACCTTCCAGGTCGCCGCCCACCTCAGAGCGGCGGACCCCAGCGCCCGATACGAGTGCGTCTTCCAGCTGGCCGGCGTCCCGGACGACATCGTCGTCCCGCTGGACGACCGCGTCCTCCTGAGCAACGAGCGCATCGAAG CGGAAGAAAGGAGGAAGACGGCGCTGGCCGTCGCTGTACCGTTGGCGGTCCTGGTGGCCGTCGTGATCGTCGCCGCCATCGTCTACAaatggagaaaag CCAAATATGCGCCAGTTG TTCTCCACGCCGAAGCGACCGAGCTCGCTTCCCAGGAGCGCCCTGCCGAGGCCAATATTCTGCCCCAAAGCGTACCCGAACGAGATGTCGTCCCCATTGAGTGA
- the LOC144066645 gene encoding uncharacterized protein LOC144066645, with protein sequence MRGTACVLLSNLLFTAASASFKVREEHKTAFLGEDIHLEIPGGQAGRVVFRPRANGSAEVPLLRAGKVLHPRARLNSHGHLVLDDVREEDRGVYVVDGDGGALRRLVLDVKDCAVEDVVKYGDTYYIRLNQVPGPISLEFRPVSAPAPRGNASDSTQAPAVLLFRHTLVLADAYAGRLSVTDQAVALRSVGVADEGTFTVRDGEGKVRRRNCLHVREHQDFLRPSDGADVTVNLYLRHHRVNVFYRPKRGGRERMLLEGGVPVSPPDPQMAERLSAEGSRMLIRKVRRSDEGVFKITDLAGFPVAHVYVDVVDSQLPPLTLAVLSLLSLLALMVLVCLLSCLYKVHKRKQKKKKLLLAAQQAGKGDGQAFRQVVHEAYSRFTEESLTASACDKPGEDTQVAVKDLEASKTDGYRTLASDLHVLEMSDSGVDSGLPLDSDTDAGVTCASRQPLLDAGSPSPAPEDRREAPAAADGDARPTAGDETAAEDGELNEDT encoded by the exons ATGAGAGGGACGGCGTGTGTGTTGCTTAGCAACCTGCTCTTCACGG CCGCGTCGGCTTCCTTTAAAG TCAGGGAGGAGCACAAGACGGCGTTCTTGGGCGAAGACATCCACCTGGAGATCCCGGGCGGCCAAGCGGGGCGGGTGGTCTTCCGGCCCCGGGCCAACGGCAGCGCCGAGGTGCCCCTCCTCCGGGCGGGCAAGGTGCTGCACCCGCGGGCCCGCCTCAACTCCCATGGTCATCTGGTGCTGGACGACGTGCGGGAGGAGGACCGGGGCGTCTACGTGGTCGACGGAGACGGCGGGGCGCTCCGCCGCCTCGTCCTCGACGTCAAAG ACTGCGCTGTGGAGGATGTGGTCAAGTACGGGGACACCTACTACATCCGCCTCAACCAAGTGCCAGGTCCCATCAGCCTGGAGTTCCG GCCCGTCTCGGCGCCGGCGCCGCGTGGAAACGCTTCGGACTCGACCCAGGCGCCCGCCGTGCTGCTCTTCCGCCACACGCTGGTGCTGGCCGACGCCTACGCCGGACGCCTGAGCGTGACGGACCAGGCGGTGGCGCTGCGCTCGGTCGGCGTGGCCGACGAGGGCACTTTCACCGTGCGCGACGGCGAGGGCAAAGTCCGGAGGAGGAACTGCCTTCACGTGAGAG AACACCAGGACTTCCTGCGCCCCTCGGACGGCGCCGACGTGACGGTGAACCTTTACTTGCGGCACCATCGAGTCAACGTGTTCTACCGGCCCAAACGGGGGGGCCGCGAGCGGATGCTCCTGGAAGGGGGCGTCCCGGTGTCGCCGCCCGACCCCCAGATGGCGGAACGTCTGAGCGCCGAGGGCTCGCGGATGCTCATCAGGAAGGTGCGGCGCTCCGACGAGGGGGTTTTCAAAATCACCGACCTGGCGGGGTTTCCCGTGGCTCACGTGTACGTCGACGTGGTCG ACTCGCAGCTGCCGCCGTTGACGCTAGCCGTCTTGTCGCTGCTGAGCCTGTTGGCGTTGATGGTGTTGGTCTGCCTGCTGTCATGTCTCTACAAGGTCCACAAGAggaagcagaagaagaagaagctgctGCTGGCGGCCCAGCAGGCCGGCAAGGGCGACGGACAAGCCTTTCGCCAG gtggTCCACGAGGCGTACAGCAGGTTTACCGAAGAGTCGCTCACGGCGTCGGCGTGCGATAAACCCGGCGAAGACACCCAAGTCGCCGTCAAA GACTTGGAGGCGTCCAAAACGGACGGTTATCGAACGCTGGCGTCGGACCTTCACGTCTTGGAGATGAGCGACTCCGGGGTGGACTCGGGTCTCCCGCTAGACAGCGACACGGACGCCGGCGTGACCTGCGCTTCCCGCCAGCCCCTCCTGGACGCCGGGTCGCCGAGCCCCGCCCCCGAGGACCGCCGCGAGGccccggcggcggcggacgGCGACGCCCGGCCGACCGCCGGCGACGAGACGGCGGCCGAGGATGGGGAATTGAACGAGGACACCTGA
- the tcf19l gene encoding uncharacterized protein tcf19l, which produces MLSGSRPCFQLLRIGSSAGGSAQDLYTFSPGQAQSVFRLGRAEERCDVALDSPVVSRVHAELHAEREGDGGEEGWRVHIKDKSTHGTWVNEARLQAGVLWELSDGDALTFGGRGSPGGPEYYFLFQKVKVRPLDFDAITVPKAGTFSSDLQNRIRTNPEPAAPAGVDLSKLSLKRATVILDSIGSLSKMRGSAWTFRRSRGGSGGHEGALSDPGSASPPPPSRSPAAPPSAATASASRSRRKSAHTVLLEDGGSDEPRGRTGPEEEAQRWRGRKKRRLYKSDSDDLGSPSPQRPASPLPPPPRPREAKPFPVGIRTIGSFHGAMTNAGLERCVPLPKRERQATAPRRLHEAAAFRQQRAAPRGRRRANGAPAFSPLVVAGESYDLASPAVRVCAAPRGRPAFNRYHQQPGKRRGRPRKHPPPPRPSLPSPSSSSSSSTSSASSSSGSSSSSSSDEEDDEPPAAAAMTTAGVPSGGGSSVEPCAAAARCLLPQHDPVQWIQCDVCDAWYHIHCLRVDRKKLLRDPNADFHCGCR; this is translated from the exons ATGCTCTCGGGATCGCGGCCGTGCTTCCAGCTGCTCCGCATCGGCTCCTCGGCGGGGGGCTCGGCGCAGGACCTGTACACCTTCAGCCCGGGGCAGGCTCAGTCGGTCTTCCGTCTGGGCCGCGCCGAGGAGCGCTGCGACGTGGCGTTGGACTCGCCCGTCGTCTCGCGCGTCCACGCCGAGTTGCACGCCGAGCGCGAGGGCGACGGCGGCGAGGAAGGTTGGAGAGTCCACATCAAGGACAAGAGCACTCACG GCACGTGGGTCAACGAGGCCCGCCTCCAGGCCGGCGTCCTTTGGGAGCTGTCGGACGGCGACGCGCTGACCTTCGGGGGCCGCGGGAGCCCCGGCGGCCCCGAGTACTACTTCCTCTTCCAGAAGGTCAAAGTTCGGCCCTTGGACTTTGACGCCATCACCGTTCCCAAG GCGGGGACCTTTTCTTCCGATCTGCAAAACCGCATCCGGACCAATCCCGAGCCCGCGGCGCCGGCGGGCGTGGATCTGTCCAAGTTGTCCCTCAAGCGCGCCACCGTCATCCTGGACTCCATCGGCAGCCTCAGCAAGATGCGGGGCAGCGCCTGGACCTTCCGGCGGAGTCGCGGCGGGAGCGGCGGCCACGAGGGGGCGCTCTCCGACCCGGGCTccgcctcgccgccgccgccctcccGCTCGCCCGCCGCCCCGCCCTCCGCCGCCACGGCGTCGGCGTCCAGGAGCCGCAGGAAGTCTGCGCACACGGTGCTGCTGGAGGACGGCGGCTCGGACGAGCCCCGAGGCCGGacgg GCCCCGAGGAGGAAGCGCAACGCTGGCGAGGCAGGAAGAAACGCCGCCTGTACAAGTCGGACTCGGACGACCTGGGCTCGCCCTCACCGCAGCGGCCGGCGTCGccgttgccgccgccgccacgcccCCGGGAAGCCAAGCCCTTCCCGGTGGGCATCAGGACCATCGGCAGCTTCCACGGCGCCATGACTAACGCCGGCCTGGAGCGCTGCGTCCCGCTCCCCAAACGGGAGCGTCAGGCGACGGCGCCCCGTCGCCTTCACGAGGCCGCGGCCTTCCGCCAGCAGAGGGCGGCGCCGAGGGGCCGGCGGAGGGCCAACGGCGCGCCTGCCTTCTCTCCCCTGGTGGTGGCGGGGGAGAGCTACGACCTGGCGTCGCCCGCCGTCAGGGTTTGCGCGGCGCCGCGGGGCCGCCCCGCCTTCAACCGCTACCACCAGCAGCCCGG GAAGCGTCGTGGGCGCCCCAGGAAACACCCCCCGCCCCCTCGACCCTCCTTGCCCTCGCCgtcctcctcgtcttcctcctccacaTCCAGCGCCTCGTCCTCGTCGGGCTCGTCGTCCTCCTCGTCTTCggacgaggaggacgacgaGCCCCCGGCGGCAGCGGCGATGACGACGGCGGGCGTCCCGTCCGGCGGGGGCTCGTCGGTGGAACcctgcgccgccgccgcccgctgCCTGCTGCCACAGCACGACCCGGTCCAGTGGATCCAGTGCGACGTGTGCGACGCCTGGTACCACATCCACTGTCTCCGCGTGGACCGCAAAAAGCTTCTGCGGGACCCCAACGCCGACTTCCACTGCGGCTGCCGCTGA